GTACACACTGACGATCACGGCCGCCGGCGACGACGAACCGGTTTACGAGGAGAACATCCCGGTCGACACGGACTACTATACGGCCGCGGCGATCGGCGAAATCGAAGGCGACGACGGCGACGACGAAGTTGAAGGGGCGGAAACCGCCGCGTCAGTCCAGGACGACGATTACGAGGACGACGATTACGAGGACGTCGATGACGAGGACGACGATTACGAGGACGTCGATGACGAGGACGACGATTACGAGGACGTCGATGACGACTACGACGATGCCGATGACGACCTCGAAGAGGAAGCGGTTGACGACGAAGACGACGAAGACGGACCCGGAACGTTCGACGTCCTCCTGCTGTTCGACCGAGAAGCGGTCGAACAGGAGGGCACGTCACAGCTTCGACTGGTCCACGCCTCCCCCGACGCGCCCACGCTCGACATCACGGACGACCAGGGACTGCCGCTCTACGAGGATGTCGGCTTCGGCGAGCCGTCGGGATACGTGTCGTTCGAGCCCGGAGAGCAGACGCTCGAGTTGTTCGAGGCCGGCGAGAACGAGTTCGACGCGGAGTTCGACGAAGACGACCTCGAGGACCAAGAAGACGAGGAAACCGAAGAGCCGGAAACCGCCGCGTCCATCCAGGACGACGAGGACGATGACCTCGATCTGGATGACGAGGACGACGATCTCGACGAAGACGAGGTCATCGATCAGGCTGAACCCCTTTCCTCCGTCGATGTCGACCTCGAAGAGGACACGGTGTATACGGCGTTCGCGATCGGCTACTTCGAGGAGAGAGACGACCTCGACGACGACCGACCATTCGAGATTCGCGTCGCCATTGACGGAGAAGAAGAGGAGGAGGACGACCACGACGAGGCTCCCGACGAAGCCGAGCCGGACGAAGACGAAGTCGACAACGGTGAGGACGACTACGAGGACGACCCAGATGTCGATGACGACGACGATTACGAGGATGACGACGACGACGGATACGACGATTACGATGATGACGACGGGTACGACGACGAAGAGGAAGAAGAGCCGATGACAGCCGACGACTGACCGGGATATCGGCCGGTTCCGGTTCGACCGATCATTTTTCGAGCGCGATCCGACGACCGATGGCAAACGGTACAGACGAACAGCCGCCGATCGAGTTCCCGATATCGATCCCCCACAATCGTCCCCTCCGTACCAGTTCTGAGGGGAACGCGCCTCTGTGAGGTGCTCTATTCGGTGTGAGCGACGGTTACGAAAGTTCGACGAGCGGGTACAGCAGTGTCGACGCGGTGCTCAGCGATCGACCAGTGCTACTGCAGAGTGGCTGGTGGATGAACGTTCGAGACTCAGTGCCGGGACGCCGCGTCCGATTCGAACACCGGATCCGAGGTCGTTCGTCGTTGTCGAGCGACCACTCCCTCGACTGTGACCGGCGGACCACGGACGACCCGCTGATAGAAATCGCTAGCGCATACCTGCGTCTTTAGGCGCAGGTCGAGCGATAGACAGTGTTCGGCCAGTGTCCGAGAGTGGCGACCACTGGATTTCCCACGTTTACTTTCACTCCGCATGGCTGACGTATTTGCCGTCACGGAGCGTAGTGAGTACATAGAACGGATGTCTGCAGTCACAAAAACGCTGAAGTTGCGCCTCGCCAAGCCCAACTCACACAAAGAACGCAAGTTGTGTGAGACCCGCAAGGCGTACCAGCAGGCACTGCAGGCAGCCTTCGACGCCGAATGCACCACCCAGTCAGCCACCAACGACGTCGTCGTCGAGTACGACCTCTCCGGCTATGCGAAAAACGCGCTCAAACAGTATGTCCCGCAACTCTGTGGTGACAGCTACGACGCCAACGAACTTCACGACGACCACCCGGTAAAATTCACTAACGACGGTGTCCAACTCGACCACAAACCAGAGAACGGCATCGAGTGGTACGTCAAAATCCCGCACCACGAGGATTACCACCTCTGGATACCGGCACACGCCAATCCCGACCAACGAGAGTGGCTGGAAGCGGTATACGCTGACGACGCCGAGATGGGTGAAAGTCGGCTCTTCGAGCGAGATGGAACATGGTATCTCCACGTCACCGCCACTCGCGACGTGGAGGTCCAATCCGAGACGTCCGCCGACGAGCGGACGCCCATTGGCGTGGACATCGGAGAAGCGAGTCTCGTCACGGTGTGTCACCGTGATGAGAGCAAGTCTCCGGTTCGCCCTAACCTGTGGGCCGACGATGGTAAGACCGTTCGTCGGCTCCGTAAAACCTACTTCACCGCCACGAGACGACTTCAACGTCGTAGCAGTGAGCGAATCGCTGAGTCCTACGGTGACGCGCTGTGGGGTCAGATTGACGACGTGTTCCACTGTGTGACCCGCGAGGTCGTGGAGTACGCTGAGTCTGTCGAGAATCCATTACTGGTACTGGAAGACTTGACCTACATCCGTGAAAACATGGATTACGGCGAGTACATGAATCGGCGGTTGCACGGATGGGGTTTCGCCAAGCTCCACGCACAGATTCGGTACAAAGCCGCCGAGAAGGGGATTCCCGTCGAGACGGTGAATCCGCGGAACACGTCGAAAGCATGCCACGCCTGCGGTGAACACGGCTACCGGCCACGACAAGCGACGTTCCGTTGCTCGAACGACGATTGTTGGGTCAGTGAGTACCAAGCCGACGTGAATGGGGCGATAAACATCGCAGACCGCTACCGTAGTGGAGAGAGTCACTGCCGAAGCGTCCGAACTTCCCGGCAGAAGGCAAGTGACAATGACTCGACTACGGATGGGGCCTCTTTGACCGGGCCACAAGACAGCCACGCAGATGCTGAAACTCAGCAGGAGACGCGTGGAACGTATGCGTCTTGAAACTAACAGGCCGCTTCGCTCGGCCTGAAATCCTATGGTGGGATTCCTCCGCGTTCACGCGGAGGAGGAGGTCAATCCCTGTCTTCGACCGCAAGCCGTTGGTCGACGCGAGAGTTCGATCGGTGAGGAGTACCTCCAGTAGCTGTGGCCCGTCAGATGCAGCACACGGCTCGAGAAGAGCCAGGAGTGTCAGACGTCGACGTACTGGTCGACCCACTCCTGACGGCGCTGCAGGACACGTCGCCCCTTCGGGGTCAGGGCGTAGTAGTTCGTCCGACGATCGAGTTGGCCTTTCTCGACGAGTTCCTTCTCGACCAGCGTGTCGAGATTGGGATACAGCCGGCCGTGGGTGACCGGCTGATCGATGTACCGATTGATGTCGTCGAGTATCTCCTGTCCGGACGGACGGTCTTTACCTGCGATTACGTACAACAAGTCACGTTGGAAGCCAGTTAACTGATCCATGGATCACCCTCTGAATGACGACGTTCACCGATCTGTGGCTTTGTTATAGAGCAGGTACGATCGGCCGAGCGTCCGGAACGCACCGCGTAGGACCGGCTCCCGCACGGCCCAGCGCGCAGAGCGTCGACGACGACTGCGTGACGCGGCGTTTTTGACGGGCACGGCCGTACAGCCCGGTATGCCTCCGGATCCGCTCGCGTGGGAGACCCAAGATCGTCGGGTAGCCTATTCCTGCCCGGGCTTCGACATCGTTAACGAGTCCGTTCAGCTGCCCGACGGGACCGAAACCGAGTTCGACCACCTCTCCGAGCCGGCGAGCGTCTGCGTGCTCCCGTTCGCCGCCGACGGCGACGTGGTCTGCATCGAAGAGTGGCGTCAGGCCGTCTCACGGATCAACCGCGGTCTCCCCGTGGGCGGGACCGAACCGGACGACGACGATCTCGAGGCGGCCGCCCGCCGCGAACTCGCCGAAGAGACCGGCCACGAGGCCGAACGTCTCGAGCCGCTGGTGACTGTCGAGCCGGCAAACGGTATCGCGGATTCGGTGCTTCACTTCTTCGTTGCCCACGGCTGTCGGCCGACTGCCGAACAGCAACTCGACCACAACGAGAGCATCCGCGTGACCCGGCAGCCGTACGAGGAGTTGCTCGAGGCCGTCCGCGACGGCGAGATCCGCGACGGGCGGACGGTGCTCGCCGTCTCGTACTATCAGCTGCTCGAGACAGATCCCTAAAAATCGCGACGCGGTGCGATCGGTCAGCTGACCGATCGGTGGTCACGGTCGGTCCTCAATTTAGAACGCCGATCGAGCCCAGCTCATCGTCGTTCTCGTTTTCGTCGATGTCGTCATCGTCATCGGTGTCCGCCTCGTCGTCTGCCATTTCGTCGTCATCGTCGTCAGCGACGTCCTCGAGGTCGGCCGTATCGCCGAGGGTAACGGTATCGGCGTTCAAGGTATCGACCGACATTGCCGACGCGGATGCCTCGGAGACAACGACCTCGTCTTCTTCGTCAGTCGCTTCGTCGTCGGCCTCATCGTCCATCTCGTCCTCGTCGTTAGCATCGTCGTCCTCGTCGTCCTGGATGGCAGCGTCGGTCGCTGCCTCGTCGTTCTCGTCGTCAGCCGCGTCGTCTTCGTCGTCAGCTTCCTCGAGCGAGTCGATAGTCATCGAATCGATCGAGACGCTTTCGACGTCGAACTGCTCGATGGTGAGCGAGTCGACTTCGTCACCGTTCGCGTCGTTAGCCTCTTCGTCTTCGTCGTTGGCATCGGTCTCGTCATCGTCGTTGGCATCGGTCTCGTCTTCGTCAGCCTCCTCCTCGTCCTCGTCGTCGTCATCGAAGAGACCGCCGAGGAAGTCGCTAACCTGATCGATGATGCCGTCGTCCTCCTCGATCTCGAGATCGTCGACCGTCATCTGTTCGACGTCCATGGACTCGATAGTGAGCTCATGGACGGTGAGTGCGTCAGTGTCCTCGTCGAGGAAGTCGACCTCGCCGTTCTCGTCAGCCTCGTCGTCTTCCTCGTCGACGCCGACATCGTCCTCATCGTTCTCCTCCTCGTCTTGGACGGCAGCAGCGGTTTCTGCCTCGTCGTCCTCGTCAGCGTTCGCATCGTCGTCCTCAGCCTCGTCTTCGTCAACCGCTTCGTCCTCGTCGGCGTCCTCAGCCTCGTCGTCCGCAACCGGCTCGCCGTCGAGTTCGAGATCCGTGAACGAGACGTTCTCGAGTTCGAGGTGCTCGATCTCGATGTCGGAGATCGTCACCTGTTCTTCGGCGTCGGCGTCGTCGTCCAGCTCGTCGTCAGCCTCCTCGTCGTCCTGCTGGATGGCGGCGCCGGTCTCCGTTTCTTCGTCGTCAGCACCGTCCTCTTCGCCCTCGTCCGCCTCGGCTTCGTCGTCAGCCTCGTCAATCTCGTCCTCGAGTGCCTCGTCGTCGACGTCAAACTGATCGACGTTCAGTTCCTCGATCGTCGCGTTCTCGACGGTGACGTTCTCGAGTTCGAGCGTCTCGACCTGTACGTTTTCGAGTGATGCGCTCGTGTCTCCGGCGTCGTTCGCCCCTGCGGATGCGCCAGCGAGGGCGGGACCCCCCGAAACGGCAACCAGCAGCGCCACGAACACCACACCAACTGTCTGCAATCGTGAATCCATGCACTCGCTGGTACCAGCCGATCACGGCTAAAACGAGCCGACTGTTACGGCGTTATCTCGGAGAAACGCACAGTTAGCCGCCACGACGAGAGCG
Above is a window of Natronorubrum tibetense GA33 DNA encoding:
- a CDS encoding DUF4397 domain-containing protein, whose protein sequence is MTLSRRSTIKAIGIVGGGSALSGTALAVNEHEDDERDVDEEPDDGEMGAIRVGHFSPDAPNVDVYVDDQQILTDVAYDELSPYLEIAPGTYTLTITAAGDDEPVYEENIPVDTDYYTAAAIGEIEGDDGDDEVEGAETAASVQDDDYEDDDYEDVDDEDDDYEDVDDEDDDYEDVDDDYDDADDDLEEEAVDDEDDEDGPGTFDVLLLFDREAVEQEGTSQLRLVHASPDAPTLDITDDQGLPLYEDVGFGEPSGYVSFEPGEQTLELFEAGENEFDAEFDEDDLEDQEDEETEEPETAASIQDDEDDDLDLDDEDDDLDEDEVIDQAEPLSSVDVDLEEDTVYTAFAIGYFEERDDLDDDRPFEIRVAIDGEEEEEDDHDEAPDEAEPDEDEVDNGEDDYEDDPDVDDDDDYEDDDDDGYDDYDDDDGYDDEEEEEPMTADD
- a CDS encoding RNA-guided endonuclease InsQ/TnpB family protein; this encodes MSAVTKTLKLRLAKPNSHKERKLCETRKAYQQALQAAFDAECTTQSATNDVVVEYDLSGYAKNALKQYVPQLCGDSYDANELHDDHPVKFTNDGVQLDHKPENGIEWYVKIPHHEDYHLWIPAHANPDQREWLEAVYADDAEMGESRLFERDGTWYLHVTATRDVEVQSETSADERTPIGVDIGEASLVTVCHRDESKSPVRPNLWADDGKTVRRLRKTYFTATRRLQRRSSERIAESYGDALWGQIDDVFHCVTREVVEYAESVENPLLVLEDLTYIRENMDYGEYMNRRLHGWGFAKLHAQIRYKAAEKGIPVETVNPRNTSKACHACGEHGYRPRQATFRCSNDDCWVSEYQADVNGAINIADRYRSGESHCRSVRTSRQKASDNDSTTDGASLTGPQDSHADAETQQETRGTYAS
- a CDS encoding PadR family transcriptional regulator, producing MDQLTGFQRDLLYVIAGKDRPSGQEILDDINRYIDQPVTHGRLYPNLDTLVEKELVEKGQLDRRTNYYALTPKGRRVLQRRQEWVDQYVDV
- a CDS encoding NUDIX hydrolase yields the protein MPPDPLAWETQDRRVAYSCPGFDIVNESVQLPDGTETEFDHLSEPASVCVLPFAADGDVVCIEEWRQAVSRINRGLPVGGTEPDDDDLEAAARRELAEETGHEAERLEPLVTVEPANGIADSVLHFFVAHGCRPTAEQQLDHNESIRVTRQPYEELLEAVRDGEIRDGRTVLAVSYYQLLETDP